One Cottoperca gobio chromosome 23, fCotGob3.1, whole genome shotgun sequence genomic region harbors:
- the il17rel gene encoding putative interleukin-17 receptor E-like produces the protein MSCETRQKCSLHLRIKTAFQLTESIHGLSVCTVTAGMIANCRVFTFTKGSRETMSGLQVEVENNCNNISPSQHVQVTVKTVPSYCGVTWTGSYEAPGCSSEVLRRHVPECITGRLSYDVKPERRELSVNVSNMLEDHDYVLRLCLKDFICSDTGASILIKKGEPVKSATLPYSRLLPCLCIEGWSSVTDALRVQVCPFKDRVQELWVGINFDPLEKTLSWQPACRVTAVVVLCQRREDGVCVDLPHASQNVSREKISFTKVDPHPQLCMKFTAGSQSWTRCPFADATFKAWEVIVTRQLGQDDVKMLSHITATFSVALCVKSEGSAVCQITDTHIMHLEKHKAVDLNLTGQLCNTCLQVKRLDVKYAATVLHCLEQCEESPYVRPVVIRQPSWDLTWVVVPAGVCLSGIITITLVLHVLLTVYERRKLKRNGGYISEKQIDPAFDCVVPVLQSQPAVHGGVLIPDSPKCGNTEKTNLLSD, from the exons ATGAGCTGTGAAACGAGGCAGAAGTGCTCCCTACACCTCAGAATCAAAACAGCATTTCAACTTACTG AGTCCATCCATGGTTTGTCCGTCTGCACCGTCACCGCCGGGATGATCGCTAACTGCCGAGTGTTCACCTTCACAAAAGGGTCGAGAGAAACAATGTCTGGACTGCAG GTGGAAGTTGAGAATAATTGCAATAACATTTCACCAAGCCAACATGTGCAAGTAACAGTGAAAACTGTGCCGAGCTACTGTGGCGTAACATGGACGGGCAGCTATGAGGCTCCAG GATGCAGCAGTGAAGTTTTGCGAAGACATGTCCCAGAATGCATCA CTGGGAGGCTATCATATGACGTCAAACCAGAGAGGAGGGAACTGAGCGTCAATGTGTCCAACATGCTGGAAGATCACGACTACGTCCTCCGTTTGTGCCTTAAGGATTTCATCTGCTCTGACACAGGGGCCAGTATACTG ATAAAGAAGGGGGAACCCGTGAAGAGTGCCACCCTCCCGTACTCCCGACTTTTGCCCTGTCTTTGCATTGAG GGCTGGTCATCTGTGACAGATGCCCTCAGAGTCCAAGTCTGCCCCTTCAAAGACC GTGTCCAGGAGCTGTGGGTTGGAATAAACTTTGACCCACTGGAGAAGACGCTGTCGTGGCAGCCCGCCTGTCGAGTGACTGCCGTGGTTGTGTTGTGTCAGAGAAGAGAGGACGGCGTCTGTGTGGATCTGCCTCACGCCTCACAGAATGTTAGCAGAGAAAAG ATTTCATTTACTAAAGTGGATCCACATCCTCAGCTGTGCATGAAG ttcactgcAGGCTCTCAGTCCTGGACGAGGTGCCCCTTTGCTGATGCCACATTCAAAG CATGGGAGGTGATTGTGACGAGACAACTAGGTCAGGACGACGTGAAGATGTTGTCGCACATCACTGCAACGTTTTCTGTGGCGCTGTGTGTGAAGTCTGAAGGGTCCGCTGTGTGCCAaatcactgacacacacatcatgcattTG GAGAAACATAAAGCTGTGGACTTGAACCTGACAGGGCAACTATGCAACACATGTCTCCAG GTGAAGAGGCTCGATGTGAAGTATGCAGCCACAGTCCTTCACTGTCTTGAGCAATGCG AAGAATCCCCGTACGTCAGACCTGTCGTCATCAGACAACCCTCTTGGGACTTGACTTGGGTTGTTGTACCTGCGGGCGTTTGCCTCTCTGGCATCATTACTATCACTCTGGTGCTGCACGTACTGTTAACCG TGTATGAGAGGAGGAAACTAAAAAGAAATGGAGGCTATATCTCTGAAAAGCAAATAG ATCCTGCTTTTGACTGCGTGGTCCCTGTATTACAATCTCAACCTGCTGTCCACGGAGGGGTCCTCATACCTGATTCACCAAAGTGTGGGAACACGGAGAAGACCAATTTACTCTCTGACTGA